In a genomic window of Lycium ferocissimum isolate CSIRO_LF1 chromosome 9, AGI_CSIRO_Lferr_CH_V1, whole genome shotgun sequence:
- the LOC132030373 gene encoding vesicle-associated protein 1-1-like, producing the protein MSSGDLLNIEPLDLKFRFELKKQISCSIHLSNNTENHVAFKVKTTNPKKYCVRPNTGIVLPRSTSEVTVTMQAQKEAPSDMQCKDKFLLQSVVATPGIVPKDITQEMFNKEEGRVVDECKLKVIYLPPQSPPSPVAEGSEEGSSPKESMKDNGHQNGSEDKSVISRLMAEKASALQQSNRLRQELELVKRDMTRNRSGGVSFILVIMVGLLGIVLGYVLKRS; encoded by the exons ATGAGCAGTGGAGATCTTCTTAATATCGAACCCCTTGACCTCAAATTTCGCT TCGAGCTGAAGAAGCAGATCTCTTGTTCAATTCATTTGTCAAATAATACTGAAAATCATGTCGCTTTCAAG gtcAAAACTACGAATCCCAAAAAGTATTGTGTTCGACCCAACACAGGAATTGTGTTGCCTCGATCAACTTCTGAAGTTACAG TTACAATGCAAGCTCAGAAGGAGGCCCCTTCTGACATGCAATGCAAGGACAAGTTTCTACTTCAGAGTGTAGTTGCAACTCCTGGCATCGTTCCGAAAGATATTACTCAAGAAATG TTCAATAAGGAGGAAGGACGTGTTGTTGATGAGTGCAAGTTGAAAGTGATTTATCTTCCCCCACAATCGCCACCATCTCCGGTTGCAGAAGGATCAGAAGAAGGTTCTTCACCAAAGGAATCCATGAAAGATAATGGCCATCAGAATGGCTCTGAG GATAAATCAGTTATTTCTAGATTGATGGCTGAAAAAGCTTCTGCCCTTCAGCAGAGCAACAGGCTTCGTCAAGAGCTG GAACTTGTAAAGCGTGATATGACTAGAAATCGCAGCGGTGGCGTTTCCTTCATCCTTGTCATCATGGTTGGCTTGCTGGGAATAGTTTTGGGGTACGTTCTCAAAAGGTCATGA
- the LOC132069436 gene encoding glucan endo-1,3-beta-D-glucosidase-like, which yields MEKLNVISCFLVLLFFTSFCQGAPKRWCVVDEWASDVTLAAFLDRTCKRGHCVDLQPGKPCYLPLTIRSHASYVLNLLYRTKTRKCPPHLGILKSVDPSYGDCKYP from the exons ATGGAAAAGCTAAATGTCATCTCGTGCTTCCTCGTGTTGTTATTTTTCACTAGTTTTTGTCAG GGAGCTCCAAAGCGGTGGTGTGTGGTAGATGAATGGGCAAGTGATGTCACATTAGCAGCATTTTTAGACAGAACATGTAAACGTGGCCACTGCGTGGATTTACAACCTGGAAAACCTTGTTACTTGCCTTTAACAATTCGTAGCCATGCTTCCTATGTTCTCAACCTCCTCTATAGGACAAAAACCAGAAAATGTCCTCCTCATTTGGGCATCCTTAAATCAGTTGATCCCT CTTATGGTGATTGCAAGTATCCATAA